A single Drosophila miranda strain MSH22 chromosome XR, D.miranda_PacBio2.1, whole genome shotgun sequence DNA region contains:
- the LOC108153698 gene encoding uncharacterized protein LOC108153698 has translation MEEDTQEVKLDNYFRSQLSRYETYYKNLACQSDRVIIDKWLEVFYAAPAAEKIARNGLMLLLNGHLSDFGFLKDPFTDMRNFGTNLNIVLDTYEGIPESDMSDQSAPSEQTETALSRRIEEGYLESISEVSSELGSSDEQPSSAVTVIRNLSHRRSNHSPDFLGCHQSNESVMQKIQSFERIAQRTQMEAALNSTKGREPRKAAINEYASLGDLQLRFDELAKRLGIESSQKSRLTEGQSPAREAPECAILGATPSLGENIRTMAQYNEKRLRIVTKTEQIPGRAKQNLPEPSQDPVEMTQRSQEWRHDDVTDKRTNAIIPSPSLGERIRIMTQNHDTPNSECTTSKRTQGGVEQMTPIVPKSLLGKNVRYQDQKICEYRAMDATTGCAPRGCEPIENPSTKSYLVDQKEIWSTRREEPRSKDATTEWTPRDGERTVRPSYVEQICSKRFMEPRFKDATTEWTLREPTEKSSLKPSQDDHKQILNKGHKAPSSKDATIGCTPRGCEPIENPSTKSYMVDQKEIWSTRHEEPRSKDATTEWTPQDGVMDDQKKIRSKGHEEPRFKDATTKCTPKKEELTTKFNKKSTKPSLDDKARLLMEFSEKPCSKDAATEWTPREGRIIENPSLKLVDPKQTRSKRHEEPRPKDATSKGTPKGYAQDETIVSSSDGQIRILTERNEELRRQCLVYYHEDGRLRKHPADGSQFKRMSKGFEIGVFRCMKRLRRWNGAPHSLKFFLTVFKSCGVRVGHSRLRSLDRRLELMATRWLDEQLRIRRERVWSLYRQSVQSKGESEPILTPRVAKELDQLIESRKKIIMEEMAHTAKLKELWVEYCLGKIRDQQLRQVLQKLDEKYLKLVKSLNKLARRQDKLSKHSAALGCSLINLI, from the exons ATGGAAGAGGACACTCAAGAAGTGAAGCTGGATAACTATTTCCGATCCCAGCTTAGCAGATATGAGACGTACTACAAGAATTTAGCCTGCCAGTCGGATCGGGTAATCATTGACAAATGGTTGGAGGTCTTCTATGCGGCTCCCGCTGCCGAGAAGATTGCCAGGAACGGACTGATGCTTCTCCTGAACGGTCACCTGTCGGACTTCGGCTTCCTCAAGGATCCTTTCACGGATATGCGCAATTTCGGCACAAATCTCAACATCGTGTTGGATACATATGAGGGAATCCCGGAATCGGATATGTCTGACCAATCAGCTCCCTCAGAACAAACCGAAACCGCTTTGTCTCGGCGTATTGAAGAAGGATACCTGGAATCCATTTCAGAGGTCTCCTCGGAGCTTGGGTCCTCCGATGAGCAGCCCTCCAGCGCCGTCACAGTGATAAGAAATCTAAGCCATCGGCGGTCTAACCACAGTCCTGATTTCCTTGGATGTCATCAATCAAATGAAAGCGTTATGCAGAAGATACAATCCTTCGAGAGAATCGCTCAGCGAACTCAAATGGAAGCCGCTTTGAATTCTACCAAAGGCA GGGAGCCTCGAAAAGCTGCTATCAACGAATACGCCTCTTTGGGTGACTTGCAACTCCGCTTTGATGAACTGGCCAAGCGCTTGGGTATTGAGTCCTCTCAAAAGAGCCGCCTAACGGAGGGGCAGTCACCAGCAAGAGAAGCACCAGAATGCGCTATCCTGGGAGCAACTCCTTCTTTGGGTGAGAATATAAGGACCATGGCTCAGTACAATGAGAAACGGCTACGTATTGTTACCAAAACCGAACAGATACCAGGAAGAGCTAAGCAAAACCTGCCAGAACCTTCCCAGGACCCAGTAGAGATGACTCAACGCAGCCAGGAATGGCGGCATGACGATGTAACAGACAAGCGGACCAATGCCATAATTCCATCACCTTCTCTTGGTGAGAGAATAAGGATCATGACCCAGAACCACGACACACCGAATTCCGAGTGTACCACATCCAAACGGACACAAGGAGGCGTTGAGCAGATGACACCAATAGTCCCAAAATCTCTGCTTGGCAAAAATGTGCGATATCAGGATCAAAAGATCTGTGAATATCGTGCTATGGATGCCACAACAGGATGCGCACCACGAGGGTGCGAACCAATAGAAAACCCAAGCACAAAATCTTATCTGGTTGATCAAAAGGAGATCTGGAGTACACGTCGCGAGGAACCACGATCCAAAGATGCCACTACCGAATGGACACCAAGAGATGGTGAAAGAACAGTAAGACCTTCTTACGTTGAACAGATCTGTAGTAAACGCTTTATGGAACCGCGTTTCAAGGATGCCACAACCGAATGGACACTAAGAGAACCAACAGAAAAATCAAGCCTGAAACCTTCACAGGATGATCACAAGCAGATTCTGAATAAAGGCCATAAGGCACCGAGTTCTAAGGATGCCACAATAGGATGCACACCACGAGGGTGCGAGCCAATAGAAAACCCAAGCACAAAATCTTATATGGTTGATCAAAAGGAGATCTGGAGTACACGCCACGAGGAACCACGATCCAAAGATGCCACAACCGAATGGACCCCACAAGATGGTGTGATGGATGATCAAAAGAAGATCCGGAGTAAAGGCCACGAAGAACCGCGTTTTAAGGATGCCACAACTAAGTGTACaccaaaaaaagaagaactaacaacaaaatttaataaaaaatcGACAAAACCTTCCCTGGACGATAAAGCAAGGCTCCTGATGGAATTCTCTGAAAAACCGTGTTCCAAAGATGCCGCAACTGAATGGACACCAAGAGAAGGCAGAATTATAGAAAACCCAAGCTTAAAACTGGTTGATCCAAAGCAGACACGGAGTAAGCGCCACGAAGAACCGCGTCCCAAAGACGCAACAAGCAAAGGGACACCAAAAGGTTATGCGCAAGATGAAACCATAGTCTCCTCTTCAGATGGACAAATACGGATTCTGACTGAAAGGAACGAGGAACTGCGTCGTCAGTGCCTGGTGTACTACCATGAAGATGGCCGTTTGAGGAAGCACCCAGCGGATGGCTCTCAGTTTAAACGTATGTCCAAGGGTTTCGAAATCGGTGTCTTTCGGTGCATGAAGCGTCTCAGGCGCTGGAACGGAGCTCCACATAGCCTGAAGTTCTTTTTAACTGTCTTCAAGAGTTGCGGAGTGCGCGTGGGTCATTCGCGATTGCGGTCCTTGGACCGGCGCTTGGAGCTGATGGCCACTAGGTGGTTGGATGAGCAGCTGCGCATCCGAAGGGAGCGCGTCTGGAGCCTCTACCGCCAGTCCGTACAGTCCAAGGGAGAGAGTGAACCCATACTCACGCCGAGGGTAGCGAAAGAGCTGGACCAACTGATTGAGAGCCGCAAGAAGATCATAATGGAGGAGATGGCCCACACGGCCAAGCTGAAGGAGCTGTGGGTGGAGTACTGTCTCGGCAAGATCCGGGACCAGCAGTTGCGGCAGGTTCTGCAGAAACTCGATGAGAAGTACCTGAAGCTCGTGAAGAGCTTGAATAAGCTGGCCCGCCGTCAGGACAAGCTCTCGAAGCATAGCGCAGCGCTGGGTTGTtcattaattaatttaatttaa
- the LOC108150784 gene encoding uncharacterized protein LOC108150784, with translation MLFKVLLLALLSTLGSDAKPQLLVTSPVNYATVGGGTWLAAAAPSAYFPAYASYPAYASYAYAPVYGAYATYPYYSYLRR, from the exons ATGTTGTTCAAAGTCTTGCTG CTCGCACTGCTGTCTACTCTGGGCAGTGATGCAAAGCCCCAACTGCTGGTAACATCGCCAGTGAATTATGCAACGGTAGGAGGAGGTACCTGgctagctgctgctgcacccTCGGCTTACTTTCCGGCTTATGCCAGCTATCCGGCATACGCGTCGTATGCGTATGCACCGGTTTATGGCGCATACGCCACGTATCCATACTACTCATATCTGCGACGATGA
- the LOC108165517 gene encoding uncharacterized protein LOC108165517: protein MDFQSQYSKRQLNGTVYIASRRVLDKKLRSELESGAGELYLMFKAPFATYSIDEIARVASELGEIFVMRFKVDFQNNSRGFAFLQYIDASLQTEAIHVLSQRFRDINLDIAIYPSRNSKELIMESSDDPSPYHVYEQMRSLCAFTGVRVYEDRPRSYVYIFAYINNDAAIKAYRKIRENIMLFGSAARISWLPNNRTVVEDDFVPECCQILDDNLVPPDLKTCNCFSFSPKNVSLRLENR, encoded by the exons ATGGATTTTCAGAGCCAATACTCCAAAAGGCAATTGAACGGAACCGTCTACATAGCCTCACGACGCGTGCTTGACAAGAAACTCCGATCCGAGCTGGAAAGTGGTGCCGGCGAA CTATATCTGATGTTCAAGGCCCCGTTTGCCACATATAGCATAGACGAGATCGCTCGGGTGGCTAGCGAACTGGGCGAGATCTTTGTCATGCGCTTCAAGGTTGACTTTCAAAACAACAGTCGTGGATTCGCCTTTCTGCAGTACATCGATGCGTCCCTCCAGACGGAGGCTATTCATGT TTTGAGCCAGCGCTTCCGTGATATAAACTTGGACATTGCCATATATCCATCGCGAAACTCGAAAGAGTTGATCATGGAGTCGAGCGACGATCCGAGTCCCTACCATGTTTACGAACAGATGCGCTCCTTGTGCGCCTTCACAGGTGTCCGTGTCTACGAGGATCGCCCGCGTAGCTACGTGTACATATTTGCCTACATTAACAACGATGCGGCTATCAAGGCTTATCGGAAGATCCGTGAAAATATAATGCTGTTTGGCTCCGCTGCCAGAATCTCCTGGCTGCCTAACAACAGGACGGTGGTTGAGGACGACTTTGTCCCTGAATGCTGCCAGATACTGGACGACAATCTCGTGCCCCCCGATTTAAAGACATGCAATTGTTTCTCCTTTTCCCCTAAAAATGTATCCCTTCGCTTGGAGAATCGTTGA
- the LOC108153693 gene encoding pupal cuticle protein C1B translates to MKYFAVCFFAVVAVAAAKPGILAAAPLAYTAPAVVGSAAYVAPYASSFTAHSVAHSAAFPAAYTAAYTAPFASPYAAAYTAPFASPYTAAYTAPVARYAAYTSPIAAPVAAAYTTPIAAAAPVLLKK, encoded by the exons ATGAAATAC TTCGCTGTCTGCTTCTTCGCTGTTGTGGCCGTGGCTGCTGCCAAGCCTGGCATCCTGGCTGCCGCTCCTCTGGCCTACACCGCTCCGGCTGTGGTGGGAAGCGCCGCCTATGTGGCACCTTATGCTTCCAGTTTCACCGCCCACTCGGTTGCCCATAGCGCCGCCTTTCCTGCTGCGTACACTGCTGCCTACACCGCTCCGTTTGCCTCCCCCTATGCCGCCGCCTACACTGCTCCGTTTGCCTCCCCCTACACCGCCGCATACACAGCACCAGTTGCCCGCTACGCCGCCTACACCTCGCCCATTGCTGCCCCAGTGGCCGCTGCATACACCACGCCCATCGCTGCCGCCGCACCCGTGCTGCTGAAGAAGTAA